From one Solanum stenotomum isolate F172 chromosome 12, ASM1918654v1, whole genome shotgun sequence genomic stretch:
- the LOC125847968 gene encoding uncharacterized protein LOC125847968, translating into MDQILHKSLLLIVIIIVSIFSPKLHGRELRPSEHGLPYQHSSYPTAKSTDPELHSFFAGTGEKTPSSLPEARNLTWWNNSGDQMSRDSNRKDHVREVLLVSSLVCGAAGVVLLAVSAVVFVVRLRRRNQRETSLSTLGSTSVPNVVNK; encoded by the coding sequence ATGGATCAAATTTTACACAAGTCCCTCCTCCTTATCGTCATCATCATCGTCTCCATTTTTTCCCCCAAATTACACGGCAGAGAACTCCGTCCATCGGAGCACGGCTTACCATATCAACACTCGTCATACCCAACTGCAAAATCCACCGATCCAGAATTGCATTCATTCTTCGCCGGCACCGGAGAGAAAACGCCGTCGTCGTTACCGGAGGCTAGGAATTTGACGTGGTGGAATAATTCCGGCGATCAAATGTCACGTGACAGCAACCGTAAAGATCACGTGAGAGAAGTGCTATTGGTTTCCAGCTTGGTTTGTGGAGCAGCCGGCGTCGTTTTGCTCGCCGTTTCGGCGGTTGTTTTCGTCGTTAGGCTACGAAGGAGAAATCAAAGAGAAACCTCATTGTCAACGTTAGGGTCAACGTCAGTGCCTAACGTCGTTAATAAATGA